A part of Schistosoma mansoni strain Puerto Rico chromosome W, complete genome genomic DNA contains:
- a CDS encoding putative pre-mRNA splicing factor gives MRYNTTLRPYSLEQVPNSVRLWKLAVELEDEDDARLMLSLAVECCPTSVELWLALARLETYEQARVVLNKARESIPTDRQIWFAATRLEEAQGNQNMVQKIVDRGVASLQANMVEINRDQWIKDAEECEKAKSVLTAQAIIKAIIGYGLEEQDKKHTWLSDAENCATSGAIECARAIYAVALAHFPTKKSIWLRATYFERNHGTR, from the exons ATGCGGTATAACACGACGCTCAGACCTTACT CATTAGAACAAGTTCCGAACTCTGTAAGGTTGTGGAAATTGGCAGTTGAATTAGAGGATGAAGATGATGCCCGACTAATGTTATCTTTAGCTGTTGAATGTTGTCCAACATCTGTTGAATTATGGCTTGCATTAGCTCGTCTGGAAACTTATGAACAAGCTAGAGTTGTTTTGAATAAAGCTCGCGAAAGCATTCCTACAGACAGACAAATTTGGTTTGCAGCCACACGTTTAGAGGAGGCTCAAGGAAACCAGAATATGGTACAGAAAATTGTTGACCGTGGTGTCGCGTCTTTACAAGCAAATATGGTTGAAATTaatcgtgaccagtggattaAAGATGCAGAGGAATGTGAAAAAGCTAAGAGTGTTCTTACCGCTCAAGCTATAAT TAAAGCTATTATAGGATATGGTTTAGAAGAACAAGATAAAAAACATACATGGTTGTCGGATGCAGAGAATTGTGCTACTAGCGGTGCAATAGAATGTGCTCGTGCTATTTATGCTGTAGCATTGGCTCATTTTCCTACAAAGAAAAGTATCTGGCTACGTGCTACTTATTTTGAACGAAATCATGGAACGAGGTAG
- a CDS encoding putative pre-mRNA splicing factor, protein MAAKTRWLAGDVPAARSILARAFEANPNSEEIWLAAVKLESENKEYARARRLLDKACASASTARVWMKAARLEWCLGELNKALEMLQKATLTYNQAPKLWLMLSQVYEQLSEENLKPNEAESLKERARNTYREGLNHNPHYTALWLQLARFEERQCNLTKARSILEKARSQNPKTPELWLEAIRLEVRANLKPVADSLISKALQECPTSGCLWAEAIFMTPRAQRKSKSVDALKKCEHDPLVLLAVSKMFWCERLVMKARNWFTRTVKLEPDLGDAWAYFYKFELQHGTEVSS, encoded by the exons ATGGCAGCAAAAACACGTTGGCTTGCT GGTGATGTTCCAGCAGCTCGTTCTATTCTAGCTCGTGCATTTGAAGCTAATCCCAATTCAGAGGAGATATGGTTAGCTGCTGTAAAACTTGAGTCAGAAAATAAAGAATATGCACGTGCACGTCGATTACTAGATAAAGCTTGTGCTTCTGCTTCTACAGCTCGTGTATGGATGAAAGCAGCTAGATTGGAATGGTGTCTAGGTGAATTAAATAAAGCTTTAGAAATGTTACAAAAAGCTACATTAACATATAATCAGGCACCAAAGTTGTGGTTAATGCTTAGTCAagtttatgaacagttgtcAGAAGAAAACTTAAAACCGAATGAGGCTGAATCATTAAAAGAACGTGCTAGAAACACCTATCGTGAGGGA CTGAATCATAACCCACATTATACTGCTCTGTGGTTGCAATTGGCCAGATTTGAAGAACGACAATGTAATTTAACTAAAGCACGTTCTATTTTGGAGAAGGCCCGTTCACAAAATCCTAAAACACCAGAATTATG GTTGGAAGCTATCAGATTAGAAGTAAGAGCTAATTTGAAACCTGTAGCTGATTCACTTATTTCAAAAGCACTTCAAGAATGTCCAACATCCGGTTGTTTATGGGCTGAGGCAATATTTATGACTCCTAGAGCTCAACGTAAAAGCAAATCAGTGGACGCTTTGAAGAAATGTGAACATGATCCACTGGTACTTCTAGCTGTATCCAA AATGTTTTGGTGTGAACGGCTGGTCATGAAAGCTCGTAATTGGTTTACAAGAACGGTGAAACTAGAACCAGATCTTGGCGATGCATGGGCTTACTTTTACAAATTTGAATTACAACACGGGACGGAAGTGAGTTCATAA